From a region of the Vanrija pseudolonga chromosome 2, complete sequence genome:
- the CTF1-ALPHA_0 gene encoding Cutinase transcription factor 1 alpha gives MSRPNLAGPSQPPLAPPPPPSSIPSAAPPKAKRPRQSGPDSAAAAKATPSVMRASTSANPGPGDLSKVRAFAACRACRQKKIKCLPGPAAATAAGGTAACQQCTQSGTECEYQPTRDRAAYSRAYVQDLSGRVQALEALHARLLPLLSAYEGGSLPSLPVSTPKKWDAGNRSGVESAIGSAMHSPRSPRSDGGDSGEGEVMMMADERGNFRYIGSSNTLSLIDSFGGHQEGQHPALHRESLDGIEPKPNRGSPENHPYFGAVAGAGSIGSVFPGLEEAIFPPRADAEKMIDAYFVEVHPVLPVVNEHDFRRDFNTLMDKVEVGDFSGLSGGFMSVVFAMFALGERVIVVGRAYRRECTKLREGRADDDTLLPGEAEAGVIWFERSQVLHFSTIREIDIHQVQCLTLQASFQAAVNAMPMSWLLASQALRIAMDIGLHRAAPRFKVSYAIKQLGSRCWWAIYGLERLISITLGRPLGCDDRDVDVAYPVEIDDAALHALGDTQAEDVGDIPPEPQESTMSGFVALTKLCKIAGRVSQVLYRPLNGRSVNDPSWATSQQKTFDKLDKMLRDWLEHEVPKKYKDPSPSRPVSLMSAVLSNAYFAVLITLHRNLLPSNPDFPRPKPVASSQSLAHCVDAARSVIHVAAQSRVMVPVSHHIAVFCQYLWSSSVILLLCEVRAKDQVVVDAVGAQIDSCRSSLRTLEPAWPGCRKLRELLGDVENRAKEVRAGLGRPAATNKKRKSSSADSQDAKARRQSKASNASASGATVVPGEWKHPSSIRERSYETSDARTPLQPPATHFSTPAVPEHVAGGIDMPLPTFDLFDVGDMNFDGLEMLSGFTSNDPWNGETALAVPPQQTPQSQGGQGNHVSPNGPRMSFASAGSSGPTPPMSSMINTTTPSPSVSTGTAPAQNQPSWFNGATLDQAQTPTVEISEMWAQIAGTSFDWEADPTVPFNI, from the exons ATGAGCCGCCCAAACCTCGCAGGCCCCTCCCAGCCACCActcgcacctcctcctcctccatcatcCATCCCATCAGCGGCCCCGCCAAAAGCAAAACGGCCCCGCCAGTCCGGCCCAGactcggcagcagcagcaaaggCCACACCCTCAGTCATGCGCGCATCAACGTCAGCAAACCCCGGCCCGGGCGACCTCTCCAAAGTCCGCGCCTTTGCGGCCTGCCGGGCGTGCCGGCAGAAGAAGATCAAGTGTTTGCCCGGCCccgcggcagcgacggcagcgggcggCACAGCGGCCTGTCAGCAATGTACCCAGTCCGGCACCGAGTGCGAGTACCAGCCCACACGCGACCGCGCGGCCTACTCGCGCGCATACGTCCAGGACCTCTCGGGCCGCGTGCAGGCTCTCGAGGCGTTGCATGCACGGCTCCTCCCTCTGCTGAGCGCGTACGAGGGCGGATCGCTGCCGTCACTCCCCGTTTCGACGCCCAAGAAGTGGGATGCCGGGAACCGGTCCGGCGTGGAATCGGCCATCGGCTCGGCGATGcactcgccccgctcgccgcgctcagaCGGAGGCGActcgggcgagggcgaggtcatgatgatggccgacgagcgtggcAACTTCCGATACATCGGCTCGTCCAACACACTCAGCCTTATTGATTCGTTTGGAGGGCACCAGGAGGGACAGCATCCAGCCCTCCATCGCGAgtcgctcgacggcatcgagcCAAAGCCCAACCGTGGCTCGCCAGAGAACCACCCGTACTTTGGCGCtgtggctggcgctgggtcTATCGGCTCGGTATTccccggcctcgaggaggccatcttccccccgcgcgccgatgccgagaAGATGATCGACGCGTACTTTGTGGAGGTGCACCCCGTGCTGCCAGTAGTCAACGAGCACGACTTCCGACGCGACTTTAACACGCTCATGGATAAGGTTGAGGTCGGCGACTTTTCGGGCCTCAGCGGTGGG TTCATGTCAGTCGTCTTTGCAATGTTTGCCCTCGGCGAGAGGGTGATTGTTGTGGGACGGGCGTACCGCCGCGAGTGCACAAAATTGCGTGAGGGCCGtgcagacgacgacacgctgctgccaggagaggccgaggccggcgtcaTTTGGTTTGAACGGTCTCAAGTCCTGCATTTCTCGACTATACGCGAGATCGACATCCACCAGGTCCAATGCTTGACACTGCAAGCATCGTTCCAGGCCGCCGTCAACGCCATGCCCATGAGCTGGCTGTTGGCCAGCCAGGCTTTGCGCATCGCCATGGACATTGGCCTCCAC CGCGCGGCCCCAAGGTTCAAGGTCAGCTATGCTATCAAGCAGCTCGGTTCGCGATGCTGGTGGGCCATCTACGGCCTCGAGAG ATTGATTTCCATCACGCTCGGTCGGCCCCTCGGCTGTGATGACCGTGATGTCGATGTCGCGTACCCTGTCGAGATCGACGATGCGGCTCTCCACGCGCTCGGGGACACTCAGGCCGAAGACGTCGGCGATATTCCTCCCGAGCCCCAAGAGTCAACAATGTCGGGATTCGTCGCGCTCACAAAGCTTTGCAAGATTGCCGGCAGAGTCTCGCAGGTGCTCTACCGGCCGTTGAACGGACGCTCGGTCAACGACCCATCGTGGGCCACGAGCCAGCAGAAGACGTttgacaagctcgacaagatGCTTCGCGACTGGCTTGAGCACGAGGTG CCGAAAAAGTACAAGGACCCGTCCCCCTCTCGGCCCGTCTCTCTCATGTCGGCTGTCCTGTCCAATGCCTACTTTGCCGTGCTCATCACGTTGCACCGCAACCTCCTCCCCTCCAACCCCGACTTCCCGCGTCCCAAGCCCGTCGCGTCGTCTCAGTCGCTTGCGCACTgtgtcgacgcggcgcgttCGGTTATCCACGTCGCAGCGCAGTCCAGAGTCATGGTGCCGGTATCCCACCACATCGCCGTGTTCTGCCAGTACCTCTGGTCATCCTCGGTTATTCTCTTACTGTGCGAGGTCAGAGCCAAGgaccaggtcgtcgtcgacgcggtcggtGCGCAGATCGACTCGTGCCGCTCCTCGCTGCGGACGCTGGAGCCAGCGTGGCCCGGGTGCAGGAAGCTCCGTGAGCTTCTCGGCGACGTGGAGAACAGGGCCAAGGAGGTACGCGCCGGACTGGGGCGTCCAGCCGCAACAAAcaagaagcgcaagtcgTCTTCTGCCGACTCGCAGGACGCCAAGGCGCGGAGGCAGAGCAAGGCGTCCAACGCGTCGGCATCGGGTGCCACCGTCGTCCCCGGAGAGTGGAAGCACCCCTCGTCTATCCGGGAACGGTCGTACGAGACGTCggacgcgcgcacgccgctccAGCCGCCCGCGACGCACTTCTCGACCCCTGCCGTCCCAGAACACGTCGCAGGTGGCATTGacatgccgctgccgacctTCGACCTcttcgacgtcggcgacatgAACTTTGACGGCTTGGAGATGCTGAGCGGGTTCACGTCCAACGACCCATGGAACGGCGAGACGGCTCTCGCGGTCCCGCCACAGCAGACGCCGCAGAGCCAGGGAGGGCAGGGCAACCATGTCTCGCCGAACGGGCCGAGAATGAGCTTTgcgtcggccggctcgtcgggccccacgccgccgatgtCGAGCATGATCAACACtaccacgccgtcgccgtcagtcagcaccggcacggcgccagcgcagAACCAACCATCGTGGTTCAACGGCGCAACACTCGACCAGGCCCAGACGCCTACGGTTGAGATTTCGGAAATGTGGGCTCAGATCGCCGGCACCAGCTTTGACTGGGAGGCCGACCCGACTGTGCCGTTCAACATTTAG
- the myoM_1 gene encoding Myosin-M heavy chain gives MTLASPPPPLPPTLPPRTITCTTDGEDEGPTRTLWTQSVSRSKKMLRSKDSASSSSSRRRVNSAPPSPTTPAQTAFPGPRPDSPDFARSSSDHTHSSIEPRSSLEQLSSVERFSITDRSLDRHSLDRRSSYDRQSSVERRRSSVESTQSGPSIRVSENRRGVPRLSFANGVSSLLGPPLPSFDHNTPTTAGSARTITDSTPTSPRHLDGSLSSPTASEQSPISRKRRLNAIRGLVKTLNFEQPWSIVEKSDASGSDSVYWAQGGEPPQLSRLSLGHKFQAADLSSITPSNDSTVSLPPSQLPDAESDNRLRRTRKFSRSMVNVVENRDLDASNPAGWPVRPLSRGPEQWTERPISPPMGLAPLEKVKSLAAAAVAAASTQASPPRIVQRVNSVALKKKPSTTRLNAPAVPRQPPRPSRQRKESFAVAHSGYSKSLRPTTPLPFDDEDSAPSWRESLANDGVYKKIFESFDGPNEINRQEVMWELCETEAAFVRSCRDVLRLFVTPLRTPHGDWMSGVPPGACKLFESLEMITQTHADISTSLHRLRRRSNEILDVGDFVNQFGLWVARLACHEPYLVLFNPICQLIEESSRDDSSTFGEFLRMQTRDKALGSLSLGSMLLKPVQRLTKYPLFLKRLLDATPSSHPAHEAVVHLIDTTEVILATLQDTKGRSDDFQQLTALEATLDGLPAGFVLATHGRRLIDRSQVVRIFKDSAPTTPSLSRAGSVRSLRQTFGGGGSSAAPRASDSSTHTASSGHLETPSQGLWSTTPSSVASSIRSPSVRSSSRATSPIQQKDRPLTSVSRSPSFTSIMEKPISPPRSFGSIRKIRGEDALTLLVFNDMVLLAAPVSERPGFFRYKARKAEPVRFRVVAAADGGLGTVDDVREVSGWGNYSQAFALAVQAPSGRSTVATYALAPSSTLPRRAQRSPSLSAQLLETIEQVVGYIKATRSPASSTHTTDVDDDE, from the exons ATGACACTtgcgtcaccgccgccgccgctgcccccgacTCTGCCGCCCCGCACAATCACCTGCACCACCGATGGTGAAGATGAGGGCCCCACCCGTACCCTGTGGACGCAGTCGGTGTCGCGTTCAAAGAAGATGCTGAGGTCAAAGGACAgcgcctcgtcttcctcttctcgtcgacgcgtcaATTCTGCCCCTCCTTCTCCGACTACGCCCGCACAGACTGCTTTCCCGGGCCCAAGGCCAGACTCGCCAGACTTTGCTCGATCAAGCTCCGACCACACGCACTCGAGCATCGAACCGCGTTCAAGTCTGGAACAGCTCTCGAGCGTCGAGCGCTTCTCTATTACAGATCGTAGTCTGGATCGGCACTCGCTCGACCGCAGGTCGAGCTACGATCGCCAGTCGAGTGTtgagcggcgccgctcaAGTGTCGAATCTACCCAGTCTGGGCCTTCCATCAGAGTCAGCGAGAACCGCCGTGGCGTCCCCAGACTGTCCTTTGCAAACGGCGTTTCGAGTTTGCTCGGGCCTCCGCTCCCCAGCTTTGATCACAACACGCCGACAACAGCTGGATCTGCTCGTACAATCACCGACTCGACGCCCACTTCTCCACGTCACCTTGACGGCTCACTCAGCTCACCAACCGCTTCCGAACAGTCGCCCATCTCTCGCAAGCGCCGCCTCAACGCTATCAGAGGTCTCGTCAAGACGCTCAACTTTGAGCAGCCCTGGAGCATTGTCGAGAAGTCGGACGCCAGCGGTAGCGACAGTGTCTACTGGGCGCAGGGTGGCGAGCCGCCCCAGCTCAGCCGCCTTTCACTTGGCCACAAGTTCCAGGCTGCCGATCTCTCCTCCATCACCCCATCAAACGACAGCACCGTCTCACTGCCGCCCAGCCAGTtgcccgacgccgagtctgACAACAGGTTGCGACGCACCCGCAAGTTTAGTCGATCCATGGTCAATGTGGTTGAGAACCgtgacctcgacgcgtctAATCCTGCCGGCTGGCCAGTGCGTCCTTTGTCCAGAGGTCCCGAACAGTGGACTGAGCGACCGATTTCACCCCCAATGGGCCTCGCACCACTGGAAAAGGTCAAGTCGCTCGCGGctgcggccgtcgcggcggcgtcgacacaGGCGTCGCCCCCTCGCATCGTTCAGCGAGTAAACTCGGTCGCACTGAAAAAGAAGCCATCGACAACACGCCTCAACGCACCAGCAGTGCCTCGCCAGCCTCCGCGTCCGTCACGCCAGCGCAAAGAGTCGTTTGCCGTCGCCCACTCGGGTTACAGCAAGTCGCTTCGCCCCACAACGCCACTGccctttgacgacgaggactcTGCGCCGTCCTGGCGCGAGTCACTGGCCAACGACGGCGTGTACAAGAAAATCTTCGAGTCTTTTGATGGCCCCAACGAGATCAACCGCCAGGAGGTCATGTGGGAGCTGTGCGAGACGGAAGCCGCTTTTGTCCGCTCCTGTCGGGATGTGCTGCGATTGTTTGTCACGCCACTTCGCACTCCACACGGCGACTGGATGTCGGGCGTGCCACCGGGCGCTTGCAAGCTGTTCGAGTCACTCGAGATGATCACCCAGACGCACGCCGATATCTCCACCTCGCTGcatcgcctgcgccgccgatccaacgagatcctcgacgtcggcgacttTGTCAATCAGTTTGGCTTGTGGGTGGCGCGATTGGCGTGCCACGAGCCCTACCTTGTGCTGTTCAACCCGATTTGCCAGCTCATTGAAGAGTCGAGCCGAGACGACTCGAGCACGTTTGGCGAGTTTTTGCGCATGCAGACGCGCGACAAggcgctcggctcgctcagCCTCGGAAGCATGCTTCTCAAGCCTGTGCAGCGCTTGACCAAGTACCCCCTCTTCCTCAAG CGCCTGCTTGACGCCACACCCTCGTCGCACCCTGCCCATGAGGCGGTTGTTCACCTGATTGACACGACGGAAGTCATCCTGGCCACGCTGCAGGACACCAAGGGCCGTTCGGACGATTTCCAGCAGTTGACCGCCCTTGAAGCCACGCTGGACGGGCTTCCCGCTGGATTCGTGCTGGCCACGCATGGACGTAGGCTTATCGATAGATCCCAAGTCGTCCGCATCTTCAAGGACAGTGCACCCACGACGCCAAGCTTGAGTCGTGCTGGCAGCGTGCGCTCTCTTCGCCAAACctttggtggtggtggcagctcggccgcgccgcgcgcatccGACTCTTCCACCCacacggcctcgtcgggTCACTTGGAGACACCTTCGCAGGGTCTCTGGTCGACTACCCCTTCGTCGGTGGCTTCTTCTATCCGGTCCCCATCGGTCCGGTCTTCCTCTCGGGCGACTTCGCCCATCCAGCAAAAGGACCGTCCTCTGACGTCGGTCTCACGATCACCCTCGTTTACTTCCATCATGGAGAAGCCTATTTCACCCCCACGCAGCTTTGGTTCTATCCGCAAAATCCGTGGCGAGGATGCCCTCACGCTCCTCGTCTTCAACGACATGGTTCTTCTCGCGGCGCCTGTGAGCGAACGCCCAGGCTTCTTCCGTTACAAGGCTCGCAAAGCCGAGCCCGTGCGCTTCCGCGTTGTCGCGGCGGCAGATGGCGGCCTGGGAactgtcgacgacgtgcgcgaaGTGTCTGGTTGGGGCA ACTACAGCCAGGCCTTTGCCCTTGCAGTCCaggcgccgagcggccgCAGCACCGTTGCCACGTACGCACTTGCACCATCGTCCACGCTGCCTCGCCGGGCTCAGAGATCaccgtcgctgtcggcgcagctgctcgagacgATTGAGCAGGTTGTCGGGTATATCAAGGCGACACGGTCGCCTGCGAGCTCGACGCACaccaccgacgtcgacgacgatgagtAA
- the grx2 gene encoding Glutaredoxin-2: protein MFTAARRVNVLAAHLSRTTPIAARTPTTGSTFKVGSFFSTPAVTPAAMSAAKELVDKAIAENHVVVFSKSYCPYCRRSKATLADLTEEIKVFELDERDDGSAIQAYLRELNGQSTVPHVYIGQQFIGGNSDLQAIPKPELEKRIKA, encoded by the exons ATGTTcacagctgctcgacgagtaaacgtcctcgccgctcaCCTCTCACGCACAACCCCCATCGCCGCTCGCACACCTACCACCGGTAGCACTTTCAAAGTGggctccttcttctccaccCCAGCCGTTACGCCTGCAGCCATgtccgccgccaaggagcttGTCGACAAGGCTATCGCCGAGAACCACGTTGTTGTCTTCTCCAAGTCGTACTGCCCT TACTGCCGCCGCTCCAAAgccaccctcgccgacctgacCGAGGAGATCAAGGTGTTCGA gcttgacgagcgcgacgacggct CGGCCATCCAGGCCTACCTCCGCGAGCTCAACGGCCAGAGCACCGTCCCCCACGTCTACATCGGCCAGCAGTTCATCGGCGGCAACTCGGACCTCCAGGCCATCcccaagcccgagctcgagaagcgcATTAAGGCTTAA
- the myoM_1 gene encoding Myosin-M heavy chain: MMLRRNQRTSPVTPPMTLPHGPKAFALNESGKGPVDYPDKVAALIRSDWPSAQPLDSDPEPTTPELEVPKTALALHSICRGGSAAGAALAAAAPVAAGTTPTRPPRSSARAPLPRLTTSPSLPLHHPVPVNLGASRQTSSLYFSTLSSPDSALLSDICSDSEQSTTYHSTAFSHDNNGGSDSPAPPWPRRQSESSSPTTAWPSPPSLYSPSATSANDSMTLASPPPPLPPTLPPRTITCTTDGEDEGPTRTLWTQSVSRSKKMLRSKDSASSSSSRRRVNSAPPSPTTPAQTAFPGPRPDSPDFARSSSDHTHSSIEPRSSLEQLSSVERFSITDRSLDRHSLDRRSSYDRQSSVERRRSSVESTQSGPSIRVSENRRGVPRLSFANGVSSLLGPPLPSFDHNTPTTAGSARTITDSTPTSPRHLDGSLSSPTASEQSPISRKRRLNAIRGLVKTLNFEQPWSIVEKSDASGSDSVYWAQGGEPPQLSRLSLGHKFQAADLSSITPSNDSTVSLPPSQLPDAESDNRLRRTRKFSRSMVNVVENRDLDASNPAGWPVRPLSRGPEQWTERPISPPMGLAPLEKVKSLAAAAVAAASTQASPPRIVQRVNSVALKKKPSTTRLNAPAVPRQPPRPSRQRKESFAVAHSGYSKSLRPTTPLPFDDEDSAPSWRESLANDGVYKKIFESFDGPNEINRQEVMWELCETEAAFVRSCRDVLRLFVTPLRTPHGDWMSGVPPGACKLFESLEMITQTHADISTSLHRLRRRSNEILDVGDFVNQFGLWVARLACHEPYLVLFNPICQLIEESSRDDSSTFGEFLRMQTRDKALGSLSLGSMLLKPVQRLTKYPLFLKRLLDATPSSHPAHEAVVHLIDTTEVILATLQDTKGRSDDFQQLTALEATLDGLPAGFVLATHGRRLIDRSQVVRIFKDSAPTTPSLSRAGSVRSLRQTFGGGGSSAAPRASDSSTHTASSGHLETPSQGLWSTTPSSVASSIRSPSVRSSSRATSPIQQKDRPLTSVSRSPSFTSIMEKPISPPRSFGSIRKIRGEDALTLLVFNDMVLLAAPVSERPGFFRYKARKAEPVRFRVVAAADGGLGTVDDVREVSGWGNYSQAFALAVQAPSGRSTVATYALAPSSTLPRRAQRSPSLSAQLLETIEQVVGYIKATRSPASSTHTTDVDDDE, encoded by the exons ATGATGCTTCGACGAAACCAGCGCACCTCGCCAGTGACCCCGCCAATGACCCTGCCACACGGACCCAAGGCATTTGCGTTAAATGAGTCGGGCAAAGGG CCCGTCGACTATCCTGACAAGGTGGCCGCTTTGATCAGGTCCGACTGGCCCTCTGCGCAACCGCTCGACTCTGATCCTGAGCCAACTacgcccgagctcgaggtcccAAAGACGGCACTTGCTCTGCACTCCAtctgccgcggcggcagcgcggcaggcgcagctcttgctgctgctgcacccgTAGCAGCTGGCACGACACCAACACGTCCTCCTCGCAGCTCTGCACGCGCCCCTCTGCCTCGACTCACTACCAGCCCTTCGCTCCCTCTTCACCACCCCGTTcccgtcaacctcggcgcaTCCCGCCAAACATCTTCTCTCTACTTTAGCACCCTGTCATCCCCCGACAGTGCCCTCCTCTCCGACATCTGCTCAGACTCGGAACAATCAACCACCTACCACTCTACGGCATTCTCACACGACAACAACGGTGGTTCAGACTCGCCGGCcccgccttggcctcgtcgccagagCGAGAGCAGCAGCCCTACCACCGCCTGGCCATCTCCGCCCTCACTCTACTCTCCGTCTGCGACGAGTGCGAATGACAGCATGACACTtgcgtcaccgccgccgccgctgcccccgacTCTGCCGCCCCGCACAATCACCTGCACCACCGATGGTGAAGATGAGGGCCCCACCCGTACCCTGTGGACGCAGTCGGTGTCGCGTTCAAAGAAGATGCTGAGGTCAAAGGACAgcgcctcgtcttcctcttctcgtcgacgcgtcaATTCTGCCCCTCCTTCTCCGACTACGCCCGCACAGACTGCTTTCCCGGGCCCAAGGCCAGACTCGCCAGACTTTGCTCGATCAAGCTCCGACCACACGCACTCGAGCATCGAACCGCGTTCAAGTCTGGAACAGCTCTCGAGCGTCGAGCGCTTCTCTATTACAGATCGTAGTCTGGATCGGCACTCGCTCGACCGCAGGTCGAGCTACGATCGCCAGTCGAGTGTtgagcggcgccgctcaAGTGTCGAATCTACCCAGTCTGGGCCTTCCATCAGAGTCAGCGAGAACCGCCGTGGCGTCCCCAGACTGTCCTTTGCAAACGGCGTTTCGAGTTTGCTCGGGCCTCCGCTCCCCAGCTTTGATCACAACACGCCGACAACAGCTGGATCTGCTCGTACAATCACCGACTCGACGCCCACTTCTCCACGTCACCTTGACGGCTCACTCAGCTCACCAACCGCTTCCGAACAGTCGCCCATCTCTCGCAAGCGCCGCCTCAACGCTATCAGAGGTCTCGTCAAGACGCTCAACTTTGAGCAGCCCTGGAGCATTGTCGAGAAGTCGGACGCCAGCGGTAGCGACAGTGTCTACTGGGCGCAGGGTGGCGAGCCGCCCCAGCTCAGCCGCCTTTCACTTGGCCACAAGTTCCAGGCTGCCGATCTCTCCTCCATCACCCCATCAAACGACAGCACCGTCTCACTGCCGCCCAGCCAGTtgcccgacgccgagtctgACAACAGGTTGCGACGCACCCGCAAGTTTAGTCGATCCATGGTCAATGTGGTTGAGAACCgtgacctcgacgcgtctAATCCTGCCGGCTGGCCAGTGCGTCCTTTGTCCAGAGGTCCCGAACAGTGGACTGAGCGACCGATTTCACCCCCAATGGGCCTCGCACCACTGGAAAAGGTCAAGTCGCTCGCGGctgcggccgtcgcggcggcgtcgacacaGGCGTCGCCCCCTCGCATCGTTCAGCGAGTAAACTCGGTCGCACTGAAAAAGAAGCCATCGACAACACGCCTCAACGCACCAGCAGTGCCTCGCCAGCCTCCGCGTCCGTCACGCCAGCGCAAAGAGTCGTTTGCCGTCGCCCACTCGGGTTACAGCAAGTCGCTTCGCCCCACAACGCCACTGccctttgacgacgaggactcTGCGCCGTCCTGGCGCGAGTCACTGGCCAACGACGGCGTGTACAAGAAAATCTTCGAGTCTTTTGATGGCCCCAACGAGATCAACCGCCAGGAGGTCATGTGGGAGCTGTGCGAGACGGAAGCCGCTTTTGTCCGCTCCTGTCGGGATGTGCTGCGATTGTTTGTCACGCCACTTCGCACTCCACACGGCGACTGGATGTCGGGCGTGCCACCGGGCGCTTGCAAGCTGTTCGAGTCACTCGAGATGATCACCCAGACGCACGCCGATATCTCCACCTCGCTGcatcgcctgcgccgccgatccaacgagatcctcgacgtcggcgacttTGTCAATCAGTTTGGCTTGTGGGTGGCGCGATTGGCGTGCCACGAGCCCTACCTTGTGCTGTTCAACCCGATTTGCCAGCTCATTGAAGAGTCGAGCCGAGACGACTCGAGCACGTTTGGCGAGTTTTTGCGCATGCAGACGCGCGACAAggcgctcggctcgctcagCCTCGGAAGCATGCTTCTCAAGCCTGTGCAGCGCTTGACCAAGTACCCCCTCTTCCTCAAG CGCCTGCTTGACGCCACACCCTCGTCGCACCCTGCCCATGAGGCGGTTGTTCACCTGATTGACACGACGGAAGTCATCCTGGCCACGCTGCAGGACACCAAGGGCCGTTCGGACGATTTCCAGCAGTTGACCGCCCTTGAAGCCACGCTGGACGGGCTTCCCGCTGGATTCGTGCTGGCCACGCATGGACGTAGGCTTATCGATAGATCCCAAGTCGTCCGCATCTTCAAGGACAGTGCACCCACGACGCCAAGCTTGAGTCGTGCTGGCAGCGTGCGCTCTCTTCGCCAAACctttggtggtggtggcagctcggccgcgccgcgcgcatccGACTCTTCCACCCacacggcctcgtcgggTCACTTGGAGACACCTTCGCAGGGTCTCTGGTCGACTACCCCTTCGTCGGTGGCTTCTTCTATCCGGTCCCCATCGGTCCGGTCTTCCTCTCGGGCGACTTCGCCCATCCAGCAAAAGGACCGTCCTCTGACGTCGGTCTCACGATCACCCTCGTTTACTTCCATCATGGAGAAGCCTATTTCACCCCCACGCAGCTTTGGTTCTATCCGCAAAATCCGTGGCGAGGATGCCCTCACGCTCCTCGTCTTCAACGACATGGTTCTTCTCGCGGCGCCTGTGAGCGAACGCCCAGGCTTCTTCCGTTACAAGGCTCGCAAAGCCGAGCCCGTGCGCTTCCGCGTTGTCGCGGCGGCAGATGGCGGCCTGGGAactgtcgacgacgtgcgcgaaGTGTCTGGTTGGGGCA ACTACAGCCAGGCCTTTGCCCTTGCAGTCCaggcgccgagcggccgCAGCACCGTTGCCACGTACGCACTTGCACCATCGTCCACGCTGCCTCGCCGGGCTCAGAGATCaccgtcgctgtcggcgcagctgctcgagacgATTGAGCAGGTTGTCGGGTATATCAAGGCGACACGGTCGCCTGCGAGCTCGACGCACaccaccgacgtcgacgacgatgagtAA